One window of Marmota flaviventris isolate mMarFla1 chromosome 5, mMarFla1.hap1, whole genome shotgun sequence genomic DNA carries:
- the Sting1 gene encoding stimulator of interferon genes protein, with translation MPCSRLHPSIPHPRGHRAQQMALILLGACLVALWGLGNSPDHTLQYLVFYLASLQLGLLLKGICCLAEELCHIHSRYQGSYWKAVRACVDCPIRRGAVLLLSCYFYCSLPNPTGQPLSSMLAFLGFSQALSILLGLQGLAPAEVSAVCEKRNFNVAQGLAWSYYVGYLRLILPGLRARIQTYNQFHNNMLRGAGSQRLYILFPLECGVPDDLSVADPNIRFLHTLPQQSADRAGIKGRVYSNSIYELLENGKPAGTCVLEYATPLQTLFAMSQDGRAGFSREDRLEQAKLFCRTLEDILAEVPECQNNCRLIVYQESAEGSSFLLSQEVLRHMRQEEKEEVTLSTMGTSVVPSSSTLSQEPKLLISDMEQPLPLRTDVF, from the exons ATGCCATGCTCCAGACTGCATCCATCCATCCCACATCCCAGGGGTCACCGGGCCCAGCAGATGGCCTTGATCCTGCTGGGGGCCTGCCTGGTGGCCCTTTGGGGACTTGGAAATTCTCCAGACCATACTCTTCAGTACCTGGTATTCTACTTAGCCTCTCTGCAGTTGGGACTGCTGTTAAAAGGGATCTGCTGTCTGGCCGAGGAGCTATGCCACATCCATTCCAG GTACCAAGGTAGCTACTGGAAGGCTGTGAGGGCCTGTGTGGATTGTCCCATCCGCCGTGGAGCTGTGCTGCTGCTGTCCTGCTATTTCTACTGCTCCCTCCCAAACCCCACTGGCCAGCCCCTCAGTTCGATGCTGGCCTTCCTGGGCTTCTCACAGGCCCTGAGCATCCTCCTAGGTCTCCAG GGCCTGGCCCCAGCTGAAGTCTCTGCAGTCTGTGAAAAAAGGAACTTCAACGTCGCCCAAGGACTGGCATGGTCATATTATGTTGGATACCTGCGGCTGATCCTGCCAG GACTCCGGGCTCGGATCCAAACTTATAACCAGTTCCACAACAACATGCTACGAGGTGCAGGGAGCCAACGGCTGTATATCCTCTTCCCGCTGGAGTGTGGGGTGCCTGATGACCTGAGTGTAGCTGACCCCAACATTCGCTTCCTGCATACTCTGCCCCAGCAGAGTGCTGACCGTGCTGGCATCAAGGGCCGGGTTTACTCCAACAGCATCTATGAGCTTCTGGAGAATGGGAAGCCG GCAGGTACCTGTGTCCTGGAGTATGCCACCCCCTTGCAGACCTTGTTTGCCATGTCACAAGATGGCAGAGCTGGCTTTAGCCGGGAGGATCGGCTTGAACAGGCCAAACTCTTCTGTCGAACACTTGAGGACATCCTGGCAGAAGTCCCTGAGTGTCAGAACAACTGTCGCCTCATTGTCTACCAGG AATCTGCAGAGGGGAGCAGCTTCTTGCTGTCACAGGAAGTTCTCCGGCACATGCGgcaggaggaaaaagaggaggttACTTTGAGCACCATGGGGACCTCAGTGGTGCCCAGTTCCTCCACCCTGTCCCAAGAGCCCAAGCTCCTCATCAGTGATATGGAACAGCCTCTCCCACTCCGCACTGATGTCTTCTGA
- the Smim33 gene encoding small integral membrane protein 33 produces the protein MTPPPAVNGSLGQEPQRQLPEVLGGAWEPLQGDGLPPLTIIVAAFVLLAVCIVVAVHFGPRLHQGHATLSTEPPAPKPEYGIYLIHWRLLGPQDSHKEDQQGPPIPGSDPTPEGPRPSIDEETYL, from the coding sequence atgactcctcctccagctgtgAATGGTTCATTGGGGCAGGAGCCCCAGAGGCAGCTTCCAGAGGTGCTGGGTGGAGCCTGGGAACCACTTCAAGGAGACGGGCTGCCACCACTCACCATCATTGTTGCCGCCTTTGTCCTGCTTGCGGTCTGTATTGTGGTGGCAGTCCACTTTGGGCCAAGGCTGCACCAAGGCCATGCTACTCTCTCCACAGAGCCACCAGCTCCAAAGCCAGAGTATGGCATCTACCTCATCCACTGGAGGCTGCTGGGCCCCCAGGACAGTCATAAAGAAGACCAGCAGGGACCTCCTATCCCTGGATCTGATCCTACTCCAGAAGGGCCCAGGCCCAGTATTGATGAAGAAACATATCTGTAA